The sequence CGTTGTAGCGCACGACCATCTCGGGGCCGAACGTCGGCGACACCGTGACGAGCGACGACAACGGCACCATCTCGCCCGCCGCGTTGCGCGTCTTCAGTTGCAGGATGTCGTCCGCGCGCTGGCGGAACGGCGCGTCCGCCTGCACGCGCACCTGATACACGCGGCCGAAGCGGTTGAAGTCGTTCACGTACAGCGAGCCGAGGTAGATCTGCATCGTGTCGAACACGTCGGTCACGTTCACGCCGAGCTGCTTGGCCTTCACGCGATCGAGATCGACGTTCAGTTGCGGCACGTTGATCTGGTAGCTCGTGAACAGCGGCCCGAGCTCGGGCGCCTGCTGCGCGCGCTTGATGAAGTCGTTCGTCGCGTCCGCGAGCCGCGCGTAGCCGACCGCGCCGCGATCCTCGATCTGCATCTTGAAGCCGCCGAGCGTGCCGAGGCCCAGCACGGGCGGCGGCGGGAACACCGCGACGAACGAATCCTTGAGCGCCGCGTACTTCTGGTTCAGCGCGCCCGCGATCGCGCCCGCCGACAGCGCCTTGCCGTGGCGCTGGTCGAACGGCTTCAGCGTGACGAACACGATGCCCGCGCTCGAGCTGTTCGTGAAGCCGTTCACCGACAGCCCCGGGAACGCGACCGCGCTCTCGACGCCCGGCTGCTTCAGCGCGATCGCGCCCATGTCGCGGATCACCTTCTCGGTGCGGTCGAGCGACGCGCCGTTCGGCAACTGCGCGAACGCGATCAGATACTCCTTGTCCTGCGCGGGCACGAAGCCGCCCGGCACGATCTTCGAGACCATCAGCGTCGCGCCGACCAGCACGAGATACAGGCCGAGCATCACGGCCTTCCTCGACAGCACGCCGCGCACGCCGCGCCCGTAGTTCTCCGCGCCGCGATGGAACACCTTGTTGAAGCCGCGGAAGAAGCCGCCGAGCACCCGGTTCATCACGCGCGTGAGCCAGTCCTCCTTGTCGCCGTGGCCCTTGAGCAGGATCGCCGAGAGCGCGGGAGACAGCGTGAGCGAGTTGAACGCGGAGATCACCGTCGAGATCGCGATCGTCATCGCGAACTGCTTGTAGAACTGGCCCGTGAGGCCCGACATGAACGCGAGCGGCACGAACACCGCGACGAGCGTGAGCGCGATCGCGATGATCGGCCCGCTCACTTCCTGCATCGCCTTGTAGGTGGCGGCGCGCGCGGTGAGCCCGTTCTCGATGTTGCGCTCGACGTTCTCGACGACGACGATCGCATCGTCGACGACGATCCCGATCGCGAGCACCATCCCGAACAGCGAGAGCGCGTTGATCGAATAGCCGAACAGCAGCAGCAGCGAGAAGGTGCCGACGATCGACACCGGCACCGCGATCAGCGGAATGATCGACGCGCGCCACGTCTGCAGGAACACAATCACGACGATCACGACGAGCGCGATCGCCTCGAGCAGCGTGTGCACGACCGCCTTGATCGACGAGCGCACGAACTGCGTCGGGTCATAGACGATCCTGTAATCGACGCCCGCGGGGAAATCCTGCTTGAGCTCGGCCATCGTCTTGCGCACTTCGTCGGAGATCGCGAGCGAGTTCGCGCCGGGCGACTGGTTGATCGCCATCGCGACAGCCGGCTTGTTGTCGAGCAGCGAGCGCAGCCCGTATTCGGACGCGTCGAGCTCGATGCGCGCGATGTCGCGCAGGTGCGTGACGCCGCCGTCCGGCGCGGTCTTCACGACGATGTCGCCGAACTCGTCCTCGTTCTGCAGACGCCCGCGCGCGTTCACCGACAACTGCAGCGGCGTGCCCGGCAGCGTCGGCGACGCGCCGATCACGCCGGCGGCCACCTGCACGTTCTGCTCGCGAATGGCGCGCACGACGTCGTCGGCCGTGAGATTGCGCTGCGCGACCTTCTGCGGATCGAGCCACACGCGCATCGCGTAATCGCCCGCGCCCCAGAGCTGCACCTGGCCGACGCCCTGGATGCGCGACAGGCGATCCTTCACGTTGATGAGCGCGTAGTTGCGCAGATACGTCATGTCGTAGCTGTCGTTCGGCGAGATCAGGTGCACGACCATCGTGAGCGTCGGCGAGCTCTTGACCGTCGTGATCCCGAGCCGCTGCACGTCTTCCGGCAGGCGCGGCAGCGCCTGGTTCACGCGGTTCTGCACGAGCTGCGTCGCCTTGTCCGGATCGGTGCCGAGCTTGAACGTGACGGTGATCGTCATGTTGCCGTCGCTGTTCGCCTGCGACTGCATGTACAGCATGTCCTCGACACCGTTGATCTGCTCCTCGAGCGGCGACGCGACCGTCTCGGCGATCACCTTCGGGTTCGCGCCCGGGTATTGCGCCTTGACGATCACGGACGGCGGCACGACTTCCGGATACTCGGAAATCGGCAGCAGGAACATCGCGATCATCCCGGCGAGCAGGATGATGACCGACAGCACCCCTGCGAAGATCGGTCGATCGATGAAGAATTTCGATATGTTCATGAAAGGCTCTGTCTGATTGGGCGCGCTGGCGCGGCGAACGCTCGTCGGGAGCGTTCGGGCGTCACGCGCGCGCGTTGCCCTGCGCGGCCCGCGGACGCTGCACGCCGCCCGCGACGGGCGTCGCGGCGGCAGCGTCGTCGCCGCCCGTCATCGGCACGAGATGCGGCTTCACCTGCTCGCCCGGCCGCACGCGCTGCGTGCCGTTCACGACGATGCGCTCGCTCGCAGCCAGGCCGCCCACGATCACGCGCTGGTTGCCGTGCTGCGCGCCGAGCTGCACCTCGCGATACGACACGCGGCCCTGCTGATCGACGACGAACACGAACTTCTTGTCCTGATCGGTGTTGATCGCCGCGTCGTCGATGAGCAGCGCCGGATGCGGCGCGCTGCCGCCCACCTTCACGCGCGCGTAGAGGCCGGGCACGAGCGCGCCGTCCGCGTTGTCGAAGCGCGCGCGCACGCGGATCGTGCCCGACGACGTATCGAGCCGGTTGTCGACCGAATCGATCACGCCCTGCCGCGAGTAGCCGCTCTCGTTCGCGAGGCCGAGCTCGACGGGCACCTTGCGGCCGTCCTTCGCGCCGCCGATGTATTGCAGGTAGGTCTGCTCGTCCGCGTCGAACGACGCGTAGATCGGCGACACCGACACGAGCGTCGTGAGCGGTGCGGCCGACGCGCCCGCCGACACGACGTTGCCGAGCGTGATCTCCGCGCGCGACACGCGGCCCGACACGGGCGCGGTGATCCGCGTGTAGCCGA is a genomic window of Burkholderia mallei ATCC 23344 containing:
- the ceoB gene encoding multidrug efflux RND transporter permease subunit CeoB, with protein sequence MNISKFFIDRPIFAGVLSVIILLAGMIAMFLLPISEYPEVVPPSVIVKAQYPGANPKVIAETVASPLEEQINGVEDMLYMQSQANSDGNMTITVTFKLGTDPDKATQLVQNRVNQALPRLPEDVQRLGITTVKSSPTLTMVVHLISPNDSYDMTYLRNYALINVKDRLSRIQGVGQVQLWGAGDYAMRVWLDPQKVAQRNLTADDVVRAIREQNVQVAAGVIGASPTLPGTPLQLSVNARGRLQNEDEFGDIVVKTAPDGGVTHLRDIARIELDASEYGLRSLLDNKPAVAMAINQSPGANSLAISDEVRKTMAELKQDFPAGVDYRIVYDPTQFVRSSIKAVVHTLLEAIALVVIVVIVFLQTWRASIIPLIAVPVSIVGTFSLLLLFGYSINALSLFGMVLAIGIVVDDAIVVVENVERNIENGLTARAATYKAMQEVSGPIIAIALTLVAVFVPLAFMSGLTGQFYKQFAMTIAISTVISAFNSLTLSPALSAILLKGHGDKEDWLTRVMNRVLGGFFRGFNKVFHRGAENYGRGVRGVLSRKAVMLGLYLVLVGATLMVSKIVPGGFVPAQDKEYLIAFAQLPNGASLDRTEKVIRDMGAIALKQPGVESAVAFPGLSVNGFTNSSSAGIVFVTLKPFDQRHGKALSAGAIAGALNQKYAALKDSFVAVFPPPPVLGLGTLGGFKMQIEDRGAVGYARLADATNDFIKRAQQAPELGPLFTSYQINVPQLNVDLDRVKAKQLGVNVTDVFDTMQIYLGSLYVNDFNRFGRVYQVRVQADAPFRQRADDILQLKTRNAAGEMVPLSSLVTVSPTFGPEMVVRYNAYTAADVNGGPAPGYSSGQAQAAVERIAAQTLPRGVKFEWTDLTYQQILAGDSAFWVFPISVLLVFLVLAALYESLTLPLAVILIVPMSILSALTGVWLTQGDNNIFTQIGLMVLVGLSAKNAILIVEFARELEHDGKTPFEAAVEASRLRLRPILMTSIAFIMGVVPLVLSTGAGAEMRHAMGVAVFFGMLGVTLFGLMLTPVFYVVLRTLAGGKIHVAQKDSAGYGVPAPDA
- a CDS encoding efflux RND transporter periplasmic adaptor subunit encodes the protein MAILRTSRSRIAAAAFAVVFIAGLGTFGAIRVNAGAPEKSAAPLPEVDVATVLSKTITDWQSYSGRLEAVEKVDVRPLVSGTIVSVNFKDGALVKKGDVLFVIDPRPYQAEVDRAAAQLAGAQARNGYAQSDWQRAQRLIGDNAIAKRDYDEKQNAAREASANLKAAEAALETARINLGYTRITAPVSGRVSRAEITLGNVVSAGASAAPLTTLVSVSPIYASFDADEQTYLQYIGGAKDGRKVPVELGLANESGYSRQGVIDSVDNRLDTSSGTIRVRARFDNADGALVPGLYARVKVGGSAPHPALLIDDAAINTDQDKKFVFVVDQQGRVSYREVQLGAQHGNQRVIVGGLAASERIVVNGTQRVRPGEQVKPHLVPMTGGDDAAAATPVAGGVQRPRAAQGNARA